A genomic region of Cannabis sativa cultivar Pink pepper isolate KNU-18-1 chromosome 1, ASM2916894v1, whole genome shotgun sequence contains the following coding sequences:
- the LOC115706614 gene encoding ribosomal RNA small subunit methyltransferase, chloroplastic, whose amino-acid sequence MTSPLHLFQYLPPISTATGTNQRLRSSLLPPNNPSASPRDSYPYIKACSGTTARSEKRNGPDDYHAILKALNSKGRFPRKSLGQHYMLNSEVNEQLSMAAEVKEGDLVLEIGPGTGSLTNVLINAGAYVLAIEKDPHMAALVSERFAGTNRFKVISEDFLKCHIRSHVLSIMESAKSLNINSTYAKVVSNLPFNISTDVVKQLLPMGDVFSEVVLLLQEETAVRLVESSLGTPEYRPINISVNFYSDPELNFKVPRTNFFPQPNVDAAVVTFRLKRAEDYPPVTSAKSFFSMINSAFNGKRKMLRKSLQHICSSTEIENALDSIGLPATSRPGELTVDDFVKLHNLILEI is encoded by the exons ATGACTTCACCACTTCATCTCTTCCAATATCTCCCGCCAATATCTACAGCAACGGGCACAAACCAGAGGCTAAGATCTTCACTACTGCCGCCCAATAACCCCTCTGCCTCTCCCAGAGACTCTTATCCGTACATCAAAGCTTGCTCCGGAACCACAGCCAGAAGTGAGAAGAGGAATGGCCCAGATGACTACCACGCAATTCTCAAAGCTCTCAACTCTAAAGGCCGCTTCCCTAGGAAATCTCTTGGCCAG CACTACATGTTGAACTCGGAGGTCAACGAGCAGCTTTCCATGGCAGCTGAGGTTAAAGAAGGTGATTTGGTATTAGAGATTGGACCAGGAACGGGGTCTTTGACTAACGTTTTAATCAATGCAGGTGCTTATGTCCTCGCAATTGAGAAG GATCCTCACATGGCTGCTCTTGTTAGTGAAAGATTTGCAGGCACAAACCGTTTTAAG GTTATATCCGAGGACTTTCTCAAATGCCACATCCGATCGCATGTGCTATCGATTATGGAAAGTGCAAAGTCTCTGAACATAAATTCAACATATGCAAAA GTAGTCTCAAATCTTCCATTTAATATAAGTACAGACGTAGTTAAGCAACTTCTTCCAATGGGCGACGTATTCTCAGAAGTTGTTCTCTTACTCCAG GAGGAGACTGCTGTGCGTTTAGTAGAATCGTCGTTGGGGACACCTGAATACCGACCAATCAATATCTCTGTCAATTTCTATTCAG ATCCTGAACTCAATTTTAAGGTGCCAAGGACAAACTTCTTCCCTCAGCCTAAT GTTGATGCTGCTGTTGTAACATTTAGGCTGAAGCGAGCTGAAGACTACCCCCCGGTTACCTCCGCTAAAAGCTTCTTCTCCATG ATCAATTCTGCTTTCAATGGGAAACGGAAGATGTTGCGAAAATCACTTCAGCATATATGCTCATCAACTGAGATCGAGAATGCTCTAGATAGCATTGGTCTTCCAGCTACG TCGAGACCGGGAGAGCTTACTGTGGATGATTTTGTGAAGCTTCATAATTTGATTTTGGAGATCTAA
- the LOC115706600 gene encoding serine/arginine-rich splicing factor RS41 isoform X4, with amino-acid sequence MRPIFCGNLEFDSRQTEVERLFRRYGKVERVDLKSGFAFVYMEDEKDAEYAIRRLDRTEFGRKGRRLRVEWTKERGVKRSGDSKPSANTKPSKTLFVINFDPVHTRTRDLEDHFEQYGKILNIRIRRNFAFIQFESQEDATRALDATNLSKFMDRVISVEYAIRDDDDRRNGYSPDRKGRDASPERSYGRGRSRSPYRRDRESPDYGRGSHGSRPDSRRSPGYDRGRSPGYDRGRSPGYDRGRSPVNDRYNSRSPLPRERSRS; translated from the exons ATGAGGCCTATCTTTTGCGGAAACTTGGAGTTTGACTCGCGCCAGACTGAGGTTGAGCGGCTCTTTAGAAGATATGGCAAGGTTGAGAGGGTTGATCTAAAGTCTG GGTTTGCTTTTGTTTATATGGAAGATGAGAAAGATGCTGAGTATGCTATTAGAAGACTTGACAGAACAGAATTTGGTAGAAAGGGACGTCGACTGCGTGTGGAATGGACTAAG GAACGTGGGGTCAAGAGATCTGGTGATTCAAAACCTTCAGCCAACACTAAGCCATCAAAAACCCTAtttgtaattaattttgatCCAGTTCATACAAGAACAAGAGATTTGGAGGACCACTTTGAGCAATATGGAAAAATATTGAACATAAGGATAAGAAGGAACTTCGCATTTATTCAGTTTGAATCACAAGAAGATGCTACCAGGGCATTGGATGCAACAAACCTGAG CAAGTTTATGGATAGGGTGATTTCTGTTGAGTATGCCATtcgtgatgatgatgataggaGAAATGGCTACAGTCCTGATAGAAAAGGTCGTGATGCATCTCCTGAAAGAAGCTATGGTCGTGGGAGGTCTCGTAGTCCATATCGTAGAGATAGGGAAAGTCCCGACTATGGCCGTGGATCTCATGGTTCCAGACCTGATTCAAGAAGAAGTCCTGGTTATGATAGAGGAAGAAGTCCTGGTTATGATAGAGGGAGAAGTCCTGGTTACGATAGGGGGAGAAGTCCAGTTAATGACAGATACAACAG CCGTTCACCACTGCCAAGGGAAAGATCTAGGTCTTAA
- the LOC115706610 gene encoding RING-H2 finger protein ATL5 encodes MVGGGMNLITTVIGFGMSATFIVFVCTRIICGRLRRNESRPMFEIESRIDLEQPEHQGSGLEPVLVAAIPTMKFNHEAFSSIEDTQCSICLGEYQEKEVLRIMPKCGHNFHLSCIDVWLRKQSTCPVCRLPLQESMGTKHGRPVMFTSAQSFDDSESTPNEHSQLWLLPGSERSSVANISNQSHLELQQSPPANHSEPTTSSLSETRQ; translated from the exons ATGGTGGGTGGAGGCATGAATTTGATTACTACTGTTATTGGATTTGGTATGAGCGCAACATTTATTGTATTTGTTTGCACAAGAATTATTTGTGGGCGGCTTAGAAGGAACGAATCCCGGCCTATGTTCGAGATTGAATCCAGGATTGATCTTGAGCAG CCAGAGCACCAGGGTAGTGGTCTTGAACCTGTTTTGGTTGCTGCAATCCCTACTATGAAATTCAACCATGAGGCCTTCAGTTCTATAGAAGACACACA ATGCTCAATATGTTTGGGTGAATATCAAGAGAAAGAAGTGCTAAGAATCATGCCCAAATGTGGCCATAATTTTCATCTCTCTTGCATCGATGTCTGGTTAAGGAAACAGTCTACCTGTCCAGTTTGCCGTCTTCCACTACAGGAGTCTATGGGAACAAAACATGGCAGACCAGTAATGTTCACGTCGGCTCAGTCATTTGACGACTCTGAGAGTACCCCAAATGAACATTCTCAGCTGTGGCTATTACCTGGCTCTGAACGATCATCAGTGGCAAACATCAGCAACCAAAGTCATTTAGAATTACAACAATCTCCCCCAGCAAACCACTCTGAACCTACTACCTCTAGTCTTTCAGAAACAAGGCAATGA
- the LOC115707376 gene encoding uncharacterized protein LOC115707376 has protein sequence MLQPEEILNQKSRKKKTQNRKAPMLAANAGQDVQGSMPMKTAQKAPKRNVMNAVSPLVHQSDRSNSDSMPDSSTSGNEYRALRRKYLLLEEESFTLGGDLRTIEEEVNTLENEKFALLDKLVVLEGLVDPSELKSQGKL, from the coding sequence ATGTTGCAACCAGAAGAAATTTTGAATCAGAAGTCTCGAAAGAAGAAGACACAAAACCGAAAGGCTCCTATGCTTGCTGCTAATGCAGGTCAAGATGTACAAGGTTCTATGCCAATGAAAACAGCGCAAAAGGCTCCTAAAAGAAATGTGATGAATGCAGTTTCTCCATTGGTTCACCAATCAGATAGGTCAAACTCAGATTCTATGCCGGATTCTTCAACGTCTGGGAATGAGTATCGAGCGCTCAGGAGGAAGTATTTGCTGCTTGAGGAAGAGAGTTTCACATTGGGCGGAGACTTGAGAACAATCGAAGAGGAGGTTAACACCCTTGAAAATGAAAAGTTTGCACTCTTGGACAAGCTTGTTGTGTTAGAAGGCCTGGTTGATCCTTCCGAGTTAAAGTCTCAGGGGAAATTATAA
- the LOC115703728 gene encoding protein-ribulosamine 3-kinase, chloroplastic isoform X2 has product MFMSCLTVNAMSDDPIREWILSEGNATKITGISPVGGGCINRANRYDTDAGSFFVKTNRSIGPSMFEGEALGLNAMYKTNSIHVPKPYKVGSLPTGGSYIIMEFIEFGASRGDQSVLGRKLAEMHRAGKTDKGFGFDVDNTIGSTPQINTWTSDWIQFYGEHRLGFQLKLAQDQYGDRTIYEKGQRLVRSMGPLFDGIVIEPCLLHGDLWSGNISADKNGEPVILDPACYYGHNEAEFGMSWCAGFGGSFYSAYFEVMPKQPGFEKRTDLYLLYHYLNHYNLFGSGYRSSAMSIIDDYLRILKA; this is encoded by the exons ATGTTTATGAGTTGTCTCACAGTGAATGCCATGAGTGATGATCCAATTCGTGAATGGATTCTCTCGGAAGGAAACGCGACGAAAATAACAGGAATTAGTCCAGTAGGTGGTGGTTGCATCAATCGTGCCAATCGTTATGACACTGATGCTGGTTCTTTCTTTGTCAAAACAAACAG GAGTATTGGACCATCAATGTTTGAGGGAGAAGCTCTTGGATTAAATGCCATGTACAAAACCAATTCAATCCATGTTCCAAAACCATACAAG GTTGGGTCCCTACCTACGGGCGGTTCTTACATTATCATGGAGTTTATAGAATTTGGTGCATCTAGAGGCGATCAG TCTGTTTTAGGAAGGAAACTTGCAGAAATGCATAGAGCTGGAAAAACAGACAAAGGCTTTGGTTTTGATGTTGATAACACTATTGGAAG TACTCCGCAGATAAATACTTGGACCTCGGATTGGATTCAGTTTTATGGAGAACATAGATTGGGGTTTCAGTTGAAGCTAGCACAAGACCAGTATGGTGACAGGACCATTTATGAGAAAG GACAAAGATTGGTGAGAAGTATGGGACCCCTATTTGATGGTATCGTAATAGAGCCATGCTTGTTACATGGAGACTTGTGGAGTGGGAACATCAGCGCTGACAAAAATGGAGAGCCTGTTATTCTTGACCCGGCATGTTATT ATGGACACAATGAAGCCGAGTTTGGAATGTCATGGTGTGCTGGCTTTGGAGGATCATTTTACAGTGCCTATTTTGAG GTGATGCCCAAACAACCAGGGTTTGAGAAGAGAACGGATCTGTATTTGTTGTATCATTACTTGAATCATTACAATCTTTTTGGTTCTGGCTATCGTTCTTCTGCCATGTCCATAATAGATGACTATCTACGGATTCTAAAAGCCtag
- the LOC115706600 gene encoding serine/arginine-rich splicing factor RS40 isoform X5 yields the protein MEDEKDAEYAIRRLDRTEFGRKGRRLRVEWTKQERGVKRSGDSKPSANTKPSKTLFVINFDPVHTRTRDLEDHFEQYGKILNIRIRRNFAFIQFESQEDATRALDATNLSKFMDRVISVEYAIRDDDDRRNGYSPDRKGRDASPERSYGRGRSRSPYRRDRESPDYGRGSHGSRPDSRRSPGYDRGRSPGYDRGRSPGYDRGRSPVNDRYNRYNKVLHLCSFRGLLFPFVVISFCLVLS from the exons ATGGAAGATGAGAAAGATGCTGAGTATGCTATTAGAAGACTTGACAGAACAGAATTTGGTAGAAAGGGACGTCGACTGCGTGTGGAATGGACTAAG CAGGAACGTGGGGTCAAGAGATCTGGTGATTCAAAACCTTCAGCCAACACTAAGCCATCAAAAACCCTAtttgtaattaattttgatCCAGTTCATACAAGAACAAGAGATTTGGAGGACCACTTTGAGCAATATGGAAAAATATTGAACATAAGGATAAGAAGGAACTTCGCATTTATTCAGTTTGAATCACAAGAAGATGCTACCAGGGCATTGGATGCAACAAACCTGAG CAAGTTTATGGATAGGGTGATTTCTGTTGAGTATGCCATtcgtgatgatgatgataggaGAAATGGCTACAGTCCTGATAGAAAAGGTCGTGATGCATCTCCTGAAAGAAGCTATGGTCGTGGGAGGTCTCGTAGTCCATATCGTAGAGATAGGGAAAGTCCCGACTATGGCCGTGGATCTCATGGTTCCAGACCTGATTCAAGAAGAAGTCCTGGTTATGATAGAGGAAGAAGTCCTGGTTATGATAGAGGGAGAAGTCCTGGTTACGATAGGGGGAGAAGTCCAGTTAATGACAGATACAACAGGTATAACAAGGTTCTGCATTTGTGTAGTTTTAGAGGTTTACTTTTTCCATTTGTTGTTATATCCTTCTGTTTGGTTCTTTCCTGA
- the LOC115706600 gene encoding serine/arginine-rich splicing factor RS41 isoform X2 — protein MRPIFCGNLEFDSRQTEVERLFRRYGKVERVDLKSGFAFVYMEDEKDAEYAIRRLDRTEFGRKGRRLRVEWTKERGVKRSGDSKPSANTKPSKTLFVINFDPVHTRTRDLEDHFEQYGKILNIRIRRNFAFIQFESQEDATRALDATNLSKFMDRVISVEYAIRDDDDRRNGYSPDRKGRDASPERSYGRGRSRSPYRRDRESPDYGRGSHGSRPDSRRSPGYDRGRSPGYDRGRSPGYDRGRSPVNDRYNRYNKVLHLCSFRGLLFPFVVISFCLVLS, from the exons ATGAGGCCTATCTTTTGCGGAAACTTGGAGTTTGACTCGCGCCAGACTGAGGTTGAGCGGCTCTTTAGAAGATATGGCAAGGTTGAGAGGGTTGATCTAAAGTCTG GGTTTGCTTTTGTTTATATGGAAGATGAGAAAGATGCTGAGTATGCTATTAGAAGACTTGACAGAACAGAATTTGGTAGAAAGGGACGTCGACTGCGTGTGGAATGGACTAAG GAACGTGGGGTCAAGAGATCTGGTGATTCAAAACCTTCAGCCAACACTAAGCCATCAAAAACCCTAtttgtaattaattttgatCCAGTTCATACAAGAACAAGAGATTTGGAGGACCACTTTGAGCAATATGGAAAAATATTGAACATAAGGATAAGAAGGAACTTCGCATTTATTCAGTTTGAATCACAAGAAGATGCTACCAGGGCATTGGATGCAACAAACCTGAG CAAGTTTATGGATAGGGTGATTTCTGTTGAGTATGCCATtcgtgatgatgatgataggaGAAATGGCTACAGTCCTGATAGAAAAGGTCGTGATGCATCTCCTGAAAGAAGCTATGGTCGTGGGAGGTCTCGTAGTCCATATCGTAGAGATAGGGAAAGTCCCGACTATGGCCGTGGATCTCATGGTTCCAGACCTGATTCAAGAAGAAGTCCTGGTTATGATAGAGGAAGAAGTCCTGGTTATGATAGAGGGAGAAGTCCTGGTTACGATAGGGGGAGAAGTCCAGTTAATGACAGATACAACAGGTATAACAAGGTTCTGCATTTGTGTAGTTTTAGAGGTTTACTTTTTCCATTTGTTGTTATATCCTTCTGTTTGGTTCTTTCCTGA
- the LOC115706600 gene encoding serine/arginine-rich splicing factor RS41 isoform X3, with product MRPIFCGNLEFDSRQTEVERLFRRYGKVERVDLKSGFAFVYMEDEKDAEYAIRRLDRTEFGRKGRRLRVEWTKQERGVKRSGDSKPSANTKPSKTLFVINFDPVHTRTRDLEDHFEQYGKILNIRIRRNFAFIQFESQEDATRALDATNLSKFMDRVISVEYAIRDDDDRRNGYSPDRKGRDASPERSYGRGRSRSPYRRDRESPDYGRGSHGSRPDSRRSPGYDRGRSPGYDRGRSPGYDRGRSPVNDRYNSRSPLPRERSRS from the exons ATGAGGCCTATCTTTTGCGGAAACTTGGAGTTTGACTCGCGCCAGACTGAGGTTGAGCGGCTCTTTAGAAGATATGGCAAGGTTGAGAGGGTTGATCTAAAGTCTG GGTTTGCTTTTGTTTATATGGAAGATGAGAAAGATGCTGAGTATGCTATTAGAAGACTTGACAGAACAGAATTTGGTAGAAAGGGACGTCGACTGCGTGTGGAATGGACTAAG CAGGAACGTGGGGTCAAGAGATCTGGTGATTCAAAACCTTCAGCCAACACTAAGCCATCAAAAACCCTAtttgtaattaattttgatCCAGTTCATACAAGAACAAGAGATTTGGAGGACCACTTTGAGCAATATGGAAAAATATTGAACATAAGGATAAGAAGGAACTTCGCATTTATTCAGTTTGAATCACAAGAAGATGCTACCAGGGCATTGGATGCAACAAACCTGAG CAAGTTTATGGATAGGGTGATTTCTGTTGAGTATGCCATtcgtgatgatgatgataggaGAAATGGCTACAGTCCTGATAGAAAAGGTCGTGATGCATCTCCTGAAAGAAGCTATGGTCGTGGGAGGTCTCGTAGTCCATATCGTAGAGATAGGGAAAGTCCCGACTATGGCCGTGGATCTCATGGTTCCAGACCTGATTCAAGAAGAAGTCCTGGTTATGATAGAGGAAGAAGTCCTGGTTATGATAGAGGGAGAAGTCCTGGTTACGATAGGGGGAGAAGTCCAGTTAATGACAGATACAACAG CCGTTCACCACTGCCAAGGGAAAGATCTAGGTCTTAA
- the LOC115707190 gene encoding ethylene-responsive transcription factor ERF012-like gives MAGSEATKTSTSATTTTATTNLAQPRRPAVRRFVGVRQRPSGRWVAEIKDSSQRVRLWLGTYDTPEEAARAYDEAARALRGNNARTNFAPSPPADANSSVVPCPIVPSPSGAGSASGGPEGRQGLSFSSIKAKLSKNLQSIMARNSENHNNKSKSRVSDHFTFASIFHFRNKYYPDHQYQNSTMMMTRNMNIDQTVVQPSIVVPSYHHDQTTSCSSSTASWETSSVSDCSPDEWVGFRQAGGGFDSDGSEIGEGFLDHQIIMNNGNNNNNNLGFWMDSPDVMSSSGSNNSSKRFKVSSSVVVPPTFNTTTTTANTSPFLYDSHPEIMN, from the coding sequence ATGGCTGGAAGTGAAGCAACCAAAACTAGTACTAGTGCTACAACTACCACTGCCACCACAAATTTGGCTCAACCACGCCGACCAGCCGTCCGGAGATTCGTCGGGGTCCGCCAGAGACCATCGGGGCGATGGGTGGCCGAAATCAAGGACTCCTCGCAACGAGTCAGGCTATGGCTTGGGACTTACGACACACCCGAAGAAGCCGCCAGAGCCTACGACGAAGCTGCCAGAGCCCTCCGAGGCAATAATGCTCGCACCAACTTCGCACCGTCGCCACCTGCCGACGCCAACAGCTCAGTAGTACCTTGTCCAATAGTCCCCTCTCCTTCTGGTGCTGGATCAGCGAGCGGTGGCCCGGAAGGGCGGCAGGGGCTGAGCTTCTCTTCTATTAAGGCCAAATTGAGCAAGAATCTCCAGAGCATCATGGCGAGAAATAGCGAGAACCATAACAACAAGTCGAAAAGTAGGGTTAGCGACCACTTTACCTTTGCTAGTATATTCCATTTCAGGAACAAGTACTATCCAGATCATCAATATCAAAACTCCACGATGATGATGACGAGAAACATGAATATAGATCAGACAGTGGTGCAACCGAGTATTGTGGTTCCTTCTTATCATCATGACCAAACGACGTCGTGTTCATCGTCGACTGCGTCTTGGGAGACTTCGAGCGTTTCGGATTGCAGTCCTGATGAATGGGTAGGGTTTCGGCAAGCGGGTGGCGGGTTCGATTCGGACGGGTCGGAAATCGGAGAAGGGTTTTTGGATCATCAAATAATAATGAATAatggtaataataataacaataatttggGGTTCTGGATGGATAGCCCGGATGTTATGAGTAGTAGTGGAAGTAATAATAGTAGTAAAAGGTTCAAGGTTTCTTCGTCTGTAGTGGTGCCTCCAACGTTcaatactactactactacagcTAATACGTCGCCGTTTTTATATGACAGTCATCCAGAGATTATGAATTGA
- the LOC115706600 gene encoding serine/arginine-rich splicing factor RS40 isoform X1, with amino-acid sequence MRPIFCGNLEFDSRQTEVERLFRRYGKVERVDLKSGFAFVYMEDEKDAEYAIRRLDRTEFGRKGRRLRVEWTKQERGVKRSGDSKPSANTKPSKTLFVINFDPVHTRTRDLEDHFEQYGKILNIRIRRNFAFIQFESQEDATRALDATNLSKFMDRVISVEYAIRDDDDRRNGYSPDRKGRDASPERSYGRGRSRSPYRRDRESPDYGRGSHGSRPDSRRSPGYDRGRSPGYDRGRSPGYDRGRSPVNDRYNRYNKVLHLCSFRGLLFPFVVISFCLVLS; translated from the exons ATGAGGCCTATCTTTTGCGGAAACTTGGAGTTTGACTCGCGCCAGACTGAGGTTGAGCGGCTCTTTAGAAGATATGGCAAGGTTGAGAGGGTTGATCTAAAGTCTG GGTTTGCTTTTGTTTATATGGAAGATGAGAAAGATGCTGAGTATGCTATTAGAAGACTTGACAGAACAGAATTTGGTAGAAAGGGACGTCGACTGCGTGTGGAATGGACTAAG CAGGAACGTGGGGTCAAGAGATCTGGTGATTCAAAACCTTCAGCCAACACTAAGCCATCAAAAACCCTAtttgtaattaattttgatCCAGTTCATACAAGAACAAGAGATTTGGAGGACCACTTTGAGCAATATGGAAAAATATTGAACATAAGGATAAGAAGGAACTTCGCATTTATTCAGTTTGAATCACAAGAAGATGCTACCAGGGCATTGGATGCAACAAACCTGAG CAAGTTTATGGATAGGGTGATTTCTGTTGAGTATGCCATtcgtgatgatgatgataggaGAAATGGCTACAGTCCTGATAGAAAAGGTCGTGATGCATCTCCTGAAAGAAGCTATGGTCGTGGGAGGTCTCGTAGTCCATATCGTAGAGATAGGGAAAGTCCCGACTATGGCCGTGGATCTCATGGTTCCAGACCTGATTCAAGAAGAAGTCCTGGTTATGATAGAGGAAGAAGTCCTGGTTATGATAGAGGGAGAAGTCCTGGTTACGATAGGGGGAGAAGTCCAGTTAATGACAGATACAACAGGTATAACAAGGTTCTGCATTTGTGTAGTTTTAGAGGTTTACTTTTTCCATTTGTTGTTATATCCTTCTGTTTGGTTCTTTCCTGA
- the LOC115706600 gene encoding serine/arginine-rich splicing factor RS40 isoform X6: MEDEKDAEYAIRRLDRTEFGRKGRRLRVEWTKERGVKRSGDSKPSANTKPSKTLFVINFDPVHTRTRDLEDHFEQYGKILNIRIRRNFAFIQFESQEDATRALDATNLSKFMDRVISVEYAIRDDDDRRNGYSPDRKGRDASPERSYGRGRSRSPYRRDRESPDYGRGSHGSRPDSRRSPGYDRGRSPGYDRGRSPGYDRGRSPVNDRYNRYNKVLHLCSFRGLLFPFVVISFCLVLS; encoded by the exons ATGGAAGATGAGAAAGATGCTGAGTATGCTATTAGAAGACTTGACAGAACAGAATTTGGTAGAAAGGGACGTCGACTGCGTGTGGAATGGACTAAG GAACGTGGGGTCAAGAGATCTGGTGATTCAAAACCTTCAGCCAACACTAAGCCATCAAAAACCCTAtttgtaattaattttgatCCAGTTCATACAAGAACAAGAGATTTGGAGGACCACTTTGAGCAATATGGAAAAATATTGAACATAAGGATAAGAAGGAACTTCGCATTTATTCAGTTTGAATCACAAGAAGATGCTACCAGGGCATTGGATGCAACAAACCTGAG CAAGTTTATGGATAGGGTGATTTCTGTTGAGTATGCCATtcgtgatgatgatgataggaGAAATGGCTACAGTCCTGATAGAAAAGGTCGTGATGCATCTCCTGAAAGAAGCTATGGTCGTGGGAGGTCTCGTAGTCCATATCGTAGAGATAGGGAAAGTCCCGACTATGGCCGTGGATCTCATGGTTCCAGACCTGATTCAAGAAGAAGTCCTGGTTATGATAGAGGAAGAAGTCCTGGTTATGATAGAGGGAGAAGTCCTGGTTACGATAGGGGGAGAAGTCCAGTTAATGACAGATACAACAGGTATAACAAGGTTCTGCATTTGTGTAGTTTTAGAGGTTTACTTTTTCCATTTGTTGTTATATCCTTCTGTTTGGTTCTTTCCTGA
- the LOC115706615 gene encoding uncharacterized protein LOC115706615, with protein MEEEAQPSLPDLILSMEQAILAAKQLPVTANPTHLLQIYSSLRQAHTHLSTFLSKPQFPQPLTAAADTVVNGNEPMQVGEEDEDDDVEQDSYRGSVDSVEEKMRDCFIKNKRTKRPLSPSAVALAEERRLNDDGSYGVTEGFDPYATRLRALNLVYQFHG; from the coding sequence ATGGAGGAAGAAGCCCAACCATCTTTACCAGACCTCATACTCTCCATGGAGCAAGCTATCCTCGCAGCCAAACAGCTCCCCGTCACCGCCAACCCCACCCACCTTCTCCAAATATACTCCTCCCTCCGCCAAGCTCATACCCACCTTTCCACCTTCCTCTCAAAACCCCAATTCCCCCAACCCCTCACCGCCGCCGCAGACACCGTCGTCAATGGTAATGAGCCGATGCAAGTGGGTGAGGAAGACGAAGACGACGATGTCGAACAGGATAGTTACCGAGGCAGCGTGGACAGTGTGGAGGAGAAGATGAGGGACTGCTTCATAAAAAATAAGCGTACCAAGCGGCCGCTTTCGCCTTCGGCGGTGGCCTTGGCGGAGGAGAGAAGGTTAAATGATGATGGGTCTTATGGGGTCACTGAGGGTTTTGATCCTTATGCCACGAGGTTGAGAGCTTTGAACCTTGTCTATCAGTTTCATGGATGA
- the LOC115703728 gene encoding protein-ribulosamine 3-kinase, chloroplastic isoform X1 gives MVAHLGAIAPSSCFPCRLTRLPRLSSTKHKHRPFIMNAMSDDPIREWILSEGNATKITGISPVGGGCINRANRYDTDAGSFFVKTNRSIGPSMFEGEALGLNAMYKTNSIHVPKPYKVGSLPTGGSYIIMEFIEFGASRGDQSVLGRKLAEMHRAGKTDKGFGFDVDNTIGSTPQINTWTSDWIQFYGEHRLGFQLKLAQDQYGDRTIYEKGQRLVRSMGPLFDGIVIEPCLLHGDLWSGNISADKNGEPVILDPACYYGHNEAEFGMSWCAGFGGSFYSAYFEVMPKQPGFEKRTDLYLLYHYLNHYNLFGSGYRSSAMSIIDDYLRILKA, from the exons ATGGTGGCTCACCTGGGAGCCATAGCTCCTTCTTCGTGCTTCCCTTGTCGTCTTACTCGTCTACCTCGACTCTCCTCTACCAAGCACAAGCATAGACCTTTTATCA TGAATGCCATGAGTGATGATCCAATTCGTGAATGGATTCTCTCGGAAGGAAACGCGACGAAAATAACAGGAATTAGTCCAGTAGGTGGTGGTTGCATCAATCGTGCCAATCGTTATGACACTGATGCTGGTTCTTTCTTTGTCAAAACAAACAG GAGTATTGGACCATCAATGTTTGAGGGAGAAGCTCTTGGATTAAATGCCATGTACAAAACCAATTCAATCCATGTTCCAAAACCATACAAG GTTGGGTCCCTACCTACGGGCGGTTCTTACATTATCATGGAGTTTATAGAATTTGGTGCATCTAGAGGCGATCAG TCTGTTTTAGGAAGGAAACTTGCAGAAATGCATAGAGCTGGAAAAACAGACAAAGGCTTTGGTTTTGATGTTGATAACACTATTGGAAG TACTCCGCAGATAAATACTTGGACCTCGGATTGGATTCAGTTTTATGGAGAACATAGATTGGGGTTTCAGTTGAAGCTAGCACAAGACCAGTATGGTGACAGGACCATTTATGAGAAAG GACAAAGATTGGTGAGAAGTATGGGACCCCTATTTGATGGTATCGTAATAGAGCCATGCTTGTTACATGGAGACTTGTGGAGTGGGAACATCAGCGCTGACAAAAATGGAGAGCCTGTTATTCTTGACCCGGCATGTTATT ATGGACACAATGAAGCCGAGTTTGGAATGTCATGGTGTGCTGGCTTTGGAGGATCATTTTACAGTGCCTATTTTGAG GTGATGCCCAAACAACCAGGGTTTGAGAAGAGAACGGATCTGTATTTGTTGTATCATTACTTGAATCATTACAATCTTTTTGGTTCTGGCTATCGTTCTTCTGCCATGTCCATAATAGATGACTATCTACGGATTCTAAAAGCCtag